From one Streptomyces sp. CA-210063 genomic stretch:
- a CDS encoding saccharopine dehydrogenase family protein produces MTDLVPASGTVHWVGAGLSTGSGLAALCDTAARVRLWHRTEERAGQALAALGLTGRAEPRAYTLPALTAELAPGDVVVSMLPAPEHAPLLAACVGARAHFACSSYVSDAVLELVPAAGAAGVTVLTEAGLDPGIDHLFAHSLIARASEAIGPETAASYTLTSYCGGIPAVPNDFTYRFSWAPAGVLNALRAPARYIEDGAETTADRPWTATRPHVLDGETFEVYPNRDSVPFVAQYGLPPAWKPRTFVRGTLRLDGWLTAWAPVFAEIEGDDDRRIAALARELATRYPTTESDRDRVVLAVSLDVHSGSGERWSGRYLLDEIGTAEESAMARLVSRPLALGVGHILDGSLPAGLSRAAETGERSEAWLAELVESGVQFTSRID; encoded by the coding sequence ATGACTGACCTCGTCCCCGCGAGCGGCACCGTCCACTGGGTCGGCGCCGGCCTGTCCACCGGCAGCGGACTGGCGGCGCTGTGCGACACGGCCGCCCGCGTACGGCTGTGGCACCGCACCGAGGAGCGCGCCGGGCAGGCCCTGGCCGCACTGGGCCTGACGGGCCGCGCCGAGCCCCGCGCCTACACACTGCCGGCGCTCACGGCCGAGCTGGCTCCGGGAGACGTGGTGGTCTCGATGCTCCCGGCACCGGAACACGCCCCTCTGCTCGCGGCGTGCGTCGGGGCGCGGGCCCACTTCGCCTGCTCCAGCTATGTCTCGGACGCGGTCCTGGAGCTGGTCCCGGCGGCCGGGGCCGCGGGGGTCACCGTCCTCACCGAGGCGGGTCTGGACCCGGGCATCGACCATCTCTTCGCGCACAGCCTGATCGCCCGGGCGAGCGAGGCGATCGGACCGGAGACCGCCGCCTCGTACACCCTCACCTCGTACTGCGGTGGCATCCCGGCCGTACCGAACGACTTCACGTATCGCTTCAGCTGGGCACCGGCCGGAGTGCTCAACGCCCTGCGCGCACCGGCCCGTTACATCGAGGACGGCGCGGAGACGACGGCCGACCGCCCCTGGACGGCCACCCGCCCCCATGTCCTCGACGGCGAGACCTTCGAGGTCTATCCCAACCGCGACAGCGTCCCCTTCGTCGCCCAGTACGGCCTTCCGCCGGCCTGGAAGCCACGGACCTTCGTCCGCGGCACCCTCCGCCTCGACGGCTGGCTGACCGCCTGGGCGCCGGTCTTCGCGGAGATCGAGGGCGACGACGACCGGCGCATCGCCGCCCTGGCCCGGGAGCTGGCGACCCGCTACCCGACCACGGAGTCCGACCGCGACCGTGTCGTCCTGGCCGTCTCCCTGGATGTCCACAGCGGTTCGGGTGAGCGGTGGTCCGGTCGTTACCTCCTCGACGAGATCGGGACGGCCGAGGAGAGCGCCATGGCCCGCCTGGTGTCCCGCCCTCTCGCCCTCGGAGTCGGGCACATCCTGGACGGTTCCCTGCCGGCGGGGCTGAGCCGGGCGGCGGAGACGGGTGAGCGGTCTGAGGCGTGGCTGGCCGAACTGGTCGAGTCCGGCGTGCAGTTCACGTCCCGCATCGACTAG